Below is a genomic region from Desulfobacter sp..
GTGGCCAGGAAAGCACGGAACATCCTCATATTTAAATAAATATGAAATTAGGCGGTGGATTTGAGTTGCCCGGGCCTTGACCTGAGAAAATACCCGTCGTATGGTCATGGGTATGGACAAAAAACAGGCATTCCAGATTTTAGGCATTGGACCGGGAACAACCCAAAAAGAGGCTAAAATTGCGTTCCGGGCTCTGGCAAAGACCTGTCATCCGGACCGGTATCGATTTACAAATTCTTTTCCAGGGGAAATTGCCGCCCAGGACCGGATGAAAGAGATAAATCTGGCCTTTGATTTTATTTTGCCTTTGCTGCCCATGACCCCTGCCAATGAAGTGCCTAAAAATGAACCTAAAGATGAGCCTAAAATTAAGACGGAGAATAGACCCGGACCTGGCTTTTTTTCATCCATTAAAAAAAAGTTTAAACCAGGGTCCCGCCCCCGGCAGGCGTTTAAATCCCGTCCGGATCAAAAAAAATCGTCCGGCCCAAGGCCCAAAGCCCGACCCGTTGAAAAAACGGGGTTTGC
It encodes:
- a CDS encoding DnaJ domain-containing protein produces the protein MDKKQAFQILGIGPGTTQKEAKIAFRALAKTCHPDRYRFTNSFPGEIAAQDRMKEINLAFDFILPLLPMTPANEVPKNEPKDEPKIKTENRPGPGFFSSIKKKFKPGSRPRQAFKSRPDQKKSSGPRPKARPVEKTGFASVLNALEPGIKPALLNGSGLRSCTQPYENYYRYMAFKKKIKDAKKKSRTMGGDSVGKISPVQRIKPIGHD